A single window of Candidatus Deferrimicrobium borealis DNA harbors:
- a CDS encoding hydrogenase maturation protease codes for MRVIGVGNILLCDEGIGVHVVRELSSRGDTPGVEFVDGGVAGATLLTLVEGEVRVVLVDAVDAPFPPGTVVRMTPDELAGSGAPAWSLHDLNLADTLGMMRLRETLPEMILLGVVPADIETYSLELSEPLAARFGEIVEKVRSEIAAFAASPRP; via the coding sequence ATGCGGGTCATCGGCGTCGGGAACATCCTGCTTTGCGACGAGGGGATCGGGGTCCACGTCGTGCGGGAGCTCTCCTCCCGGGGAGACACGCCGGGCGTGGAGTTCGTGGACGGCGGTGTCGCCGGCGCAACCCTCCTCACCCTGGTCGAGGGGGAGGTGCGCGTCGTCCTGGTCGATGCCGTCGACGCCCCGTTCCCGCCGGGGACGGTCGTGCGGATGACCCCCGACGAACTGGCCGGGAGCGGCGCTCCCGCCTGGTCCCTCCACGACCTGAACCTGGCGGACACGCTCGGGATGATGCGGCTGCGCGAGACCTTGCCGGAGATGATCCTCCTCGGCGTGGTCCCCGCCGACATCGAAACGTACAGCCTCGAACTGTCGGAGCCGCTCGCGGCGCGGTTCGGGGAGATCGTCGAAAAGGTGCGGTCCGAGATCGCGGCGTTCGCGGCCTCTCCCCGCCCGTAA
- the hypF gene encoding carbamoyltransferase HypF, producing MGIAAIEITARGVVQGVGFRPFVHRLASRCGLAGWVENTPGSVVIHLEGNGAALSRFRALFGSTIPPAARVTRLSVRKTSPTGVPGFTIRASRRDGLALSTIPPDIATCPGCLRELADPADRRHRYPFTNCTNCGPRFTIVTSLPYDRERTSMAAFPMCDACRKEYGDPLDRRFHAEPNACPACGPRLSVRNEDGVPVETDDPLGTATRAILAGSIVAVRGLGGFQLAVDATNDDAVRALRVRKRREEKPFAVMFRDVGSVRAAVYLAAADESILRSPRAPVLLAPARPGSPLAPSVSTGLPTAGVFLPYTPLHRMLLDRADRPLVMTSGNATDEPIAIGNDEAMSRLRGIADLFLLHDREVVQRSDDSVVRRVGRGVYPIRRARGFVPAPVTLPRSFPDVVGLGGELKNTFCFVKGDAAYLSQHIGDLEQAPVRDFYEEAYRFFRRFLDARPRAACHDLHPAYFTTAFADRAGADRLFALQHHKAHIYSALAETGFAGKAVGVAFDGTGYGEDGAIWGGEFFAIDGMEVRRAGHLAYFPLPGGDAAVREPWRTALSLLRMTFGDAEADVTARELFPDVPAESIRLVLEALEKKINVAPTSSAGRLFDAVSAICGLCARSSYEGQAPMLLEGAAARVAAGTYPFTLASVGGQLTVDWSELVRGTVADARRRLPAGTISRRFHDTLAAAIVAAASRLAEGAGARHVVLSGGVFQNVTLLSRVLSGLRKRKLAPLIHRQVPANDGGLSLGQAYYAAAQVAGG from the coding sequence GTGGGCATCGCGGCGATCGAGATCACCGCCCGCGGCGTGGTGCAGGGGGTGGGGTTCCGCCCGTTCGTCCACCGGCTGGCTTCGCGGTGCGGGCTCGCCGGGTGGGTCGAGAACACCCCGGGGAGCGTCGTCATCCATTTGGAGGGGAACGGGGCGGCGCTCTCGCGCTTTCGCGCCCTCTTCGGTTCAACGATTCCCCCCGCGGCACGCGTGACCCGTCTCTCCGTCCGGAAAACCTCTCCCACCGGCGTCCCGGGGTTCACGATCCGTGCGAGCCGCCGCGACGGGCTCGCGCTCTCCACGATCCCCCCGGACATCGCGACGTGCCCCGGATGCCTGCGGGAGCTCGCCGATCCCGCGGACCGCCGCCACCGGTACCCGTTCACCAACTGCACGAATTGCGGTCCGCGGTTCACCATCGTGACCTCCCTCCCCTACGACCGGGAGCGCACGTCGATGGCCGCCTTCCCGATGTGCGACGCGTGCCGGAAAGAGTACGGGGATCCCCTCGACCGACGCTTCCACGCGGAACCGAACGCCTGCCCCGCCTGCGGGCCGCGGCTGTCGGTGCGCAACGAGGACGGCGTCCCGGTGGAAACGGACGACCCGCTTGGAACGGCGACAAGGGCGATCCTCGCCGGGTCGATCGTCGCGGTACGCGGACTCGGCGGGTTCCAACTCGCCGTCGACGCGACGAACGACGACGCCGTGCGCGCGCTGCGGGTGCGGAAGCGCCGCGAGGAGAAGCCGTTCGCGGTGATGTTCAGGGACGTCGGTTCCGTTCGCGCCGCCGTGTACCTCGCCGCCGCGGACGAGTCGATCCTCCGCTCCCCGCGGGCCCCGGTCCTCCTCGCTCCCGCGCGCCCCGGATCTCCCCTTGCGCCGTCGGTGTCGACGGGGCTCCCGACGGCGGGGGTCTTCCTCCCGTACACGCCGCTGCACCGGATGCTCCTGGACCGCGCGGACCGGCCGCTGGTGATGACGAGCGGCAACGCGACCGACGAGCCGATCGCGATCGGGAACGACGAAGCGATGTCGCGCCTGCGCGGGATCGCCGACCTCTTCCTCCTACACGACCGCGAGGTCGTGCAACGGTCCGACGACTCCGTGGTGCGCCGCGTCGGCCGGGGGGTCTACCCGATCCGCCGCGCGCGCGGGTTCGTCCCGGCCCCCGTGACCCTGCCCCGCTCCTTCCCCGACGTCGTGGGCCTGGGCGGCGAGCTGAAAAACACCTTCTGTTTCGTCAAAGGGGACGCGGCGTACCTGTCGCAGCACATCGGGGACCTGGAGCAGGCGCCGGTGCGCGACTTCTACGAGGAGGCGTACCGTTTCTTCCGGCGGTTCCTCGACGCCCGGCCGCGCGCCGCGTGCCACGACCTGCACCCCGCGTACTTCACCACCGCGTTCGCCGATCGCGCGGGCGCGGACCGCCTCTTCGCGCTGCAGCACCACAAGGCGCACATCTATTCCGCGCTGGCCGAAACCGGGTTCGCCGGGAAAGCCGTCGGGGTGGCGTTCGACGGGACCGGGTACGGCGAGGACGGCGCGATCTGGGGCGGCGAGTTCTTCGCCATCGACGGGATGGAAGTGCGCCGCGCGGGACACCTCGCGTACTTCCCTCTCCCCGGGGGGGACGCCGCCGTCCGGGAACCGTGGCGGACCGCCCTCTCCCTGCTGCGGATGACCTTCGGGGACGCGGAGGCGGACGTCACGGCGCGGGAACTGTTCCCCGATGTCCCCGCGGAATCGATTCGCCTGGTGCTCGAGGCGCTGGAGAAGAAGATCAACGTGGCGCCGACCTCCAGCGCGGGCCGGCTCTTCGACGCCGTCTCCGCGATCTGCGGGTTGTGCGCGCGGTCGAGCTACGAGGGACAGGCGCCGATGCTCCTGGAGGGCGCTGCCGCGCGCGTCGCCGCCGGCACGTATCCGTTCACCCTCGCTTCAGTCGGCGGGCAACTCACGGTAGACTGGAGCGAGCTGGTCCGGGGAACGGTGGCGGACGCCCGCAGACGCCTCCCGGCGGGGACAATTTCCCGGAGGTTCCACGACACGCTGGCGGCCGCGATCGTTGCCGCGGCTTCGCGGCTGGCGGAAGGCGCCGGCGCGAGGCACGTCGTCCTCTCCGGGGGCGTGTTCCAGAACGTGACGCTGCTGTCTCGGGTCCTTTCCGGGCTCCGGAAGCGGAAGCTCGCACCGCTGATCCACCGGCAGGTCCCGGCGAACGACGGAGGACTCTCTCTCGGGCAGGCGTATTACGCGGCCGCGCAGGTCGCAGGGGGGTAG
- a CDS encoding HypC/HybG/HupF family hydrogenase formation chaperone → MCLGVPAKILETGDGAAVVELGGVRREISVMLVDDVSVGEWVIVHAGFAIEKLSEEEAEQTLALFREIAGADESRNR, encoded by the coding sequence ATGTGCCTCGGGGTTCCCGCGAAGATCCTGGAAACAGGCGACGGGGCCGCGGTCGTGGAGCTGGGGGGCGTCCGGCGGGAGATCTCCGTGATGCTCGTCGACGACGTCTCCGTCGGGGAGTGGGTGATCGTCCACGCCGGCTTCGCCATCGAGAAACTCTCGGAGGAGGAGGCGGAGCAGACGCTCGCGCTCTTCCGGGAGATCGCGGGTGCCGATGAATCCCGCAACCGATGA
- the hypD gene encoding hydrogenase formation protein HypD, protein MKYIDDFRDPATAKALIERIRRDAGDAPVRLMEVCGTHTVAIARGGIRPLLSGAVTMLSGPGCPVCVTPDGYIDAAIALGRDRGALLASFGDMLRVPGKSSSLEKEKGTGLEVRVVYSPLDAVTLAAATPDREVVFLGVGFETTAPAIGGAIKTAAVRGVRNFSVLSSVRTIPEAMGVLASDPDVRIEGFLCPAHVSVVIGTDAYRPVAETYGIPCVVAGFEPLDILLGISMLLRQKKEGVARVENEYSRVATSSGNRKAQELIRDVFVPCDTGWRGIGVIPGSGLRIADRYAPFDAEKKLGIPVVFAQEKTACRCGDVLKGKILPVDCPLFGKACVPEEPYGPCMVSSEGSCAAYYKYGAL, encoded by the coding sequence ATGAAATACATCGACGACTTCCGCGACCCGGCGACCGCGAAGGCGCTGATCGAGCGGATCCGGCGCGACGCGGGGGACGCCCCGGTCCGCCTGATGGAAGTCTGCGGCACCCACACCGTGGCGATCGCGCGCGGCGGGATCCGGCCGCTGCTGTCGGGCGCCGTGACGATGCTCTCGGGTCCCGGCTGCCCCGTCTGCGTCACCCCCGACGGGTACATCGACGCCGCGATCGCGCTGGGCAGGGACCGGGGCGCCCTGCTCGCCTCCTTCGGCGACATGCTCCGGGTCCCGGGAAAATCGTCCTCCCTCGAGAAGGAGAAGGGGACGGGGCTGGAAGTCCGTGTCGTGTACTCGCCGCTCGACGCGGTGACTCTTGCCGCCGCCACGCCGGATCGGGAGGTCGTCTTTCTCGGCGTGGGGTTCGAGACGACGGCGCCCGCCATCGGTGGAGCCATCAAAACTGCAGCCGTTCGAGGAGTTAGAAACTTCTCCGTCCTGTCGTCCGTGCGGACGATCCCGGAGGCGATGGGAGTGCTCGCCTCCGATCCGGACGTCCGCATCGAGGGGTTCCTCTGCCCCGCTCACGTCTCCGTCGTCATCGGGACGGACGCCTACCGGCCCGTCGCGGAAACGTACGGTATCCCGTGCGTGGTCGCCGGATTCGAGCCGCTCGACATTCTCCTCGGGATCTCGATGCTGTTGCGCCAGAAAAAAGAGGGGGTCGCCCGCGTGGAGAACGAATATTCGCGCGTGGCCACCTCCAGCGGGAACCGGAAAGCGCAGGAACTGATCCGCGACGTCTTCGTCCCGTGCGACACAGGGTGGCGCGGGATCGGCGTCATCCCGGGGTCGGGCCTGCGGATCGCCGACCGGTACGCCCCCTTCGACGCGGAGAAGAAGTTGGGCATCCCCGTCGTCTTCGCCCAGGAAAAGACCGCCTGCCGGTGCGGCGACGTGCTCAAGGGGAAGATCCTCCCGGTCGATTGCCCCCTCTTCGGGAAGGCGTGCGTGCCGGAGGAGCCGTACGGCCCGTGCATGGTCAGCAGCGAAGGGAGCTGCGCGGCATATTACAAATACGGAGCGTTGTAG
- the hypE gene encoding hydrogenase expression/formation protein HypE: MHDKILLSHGEGGKRTRDLIAKVIARYFDNPVLSPFFDAGLLGRIEGEIAFTTDGYVVTPPFFPGGDIGRLAVCGTVNDLAVCGAKAVAMSCGLILEEGLSMEILERALAAMRDAAKEAGVTIACGDTKVVERGKGDGIFITTAGVGVSVDGWRPAPSGIRPGDRILLTGTMGDHQVAVLIARRNLAIDAPVLSDVAPLSGLLLPLLPRFAGKVRFMRDPTRGGVGVTLNEMASAANARFVLDEGLLPVRESVRGVCEILGFDPLYLANEGKAVLIVAADAADPIVAALREHPYGREAAIIGEVQEGGSGVRMRTLAGGVRAVDYPVGDQLPRIC, translated from the coding sequence ATGCACGACAAGATCCTTCTATCACACGGCGAGGGCGGCAAGCGCACCCGCGACCTGATCGCGAAGGTGATCGCCCGGTACTTCGACAATCCCGTGCTGTCCCCGTTCTTCGATGCGGGACTTCTCGGCCGGATCGAGGGGGAGATCGCCTTCACCACCGACGGGTATGTGGTTACCCCCCCCTTCTTTCCCGGCGGCGACATCGGCCGTCTGGCCGTCTGCGGGACCGTGAACGACCTCGCCGTCTGCGGGGCGAAGGCGGTAGCGATGTCGTGCGGCCTGATCCTCGAAGAGGGGCTGTCGATGGAGATCCTGGAACGCGCGCTCGCTGCGATGCGGGACGCGGCGAAGGAGGCCGGGGTGACCATCGCCTGCGGGGACACGAAGGTGGTCGAGCGCGGAAAAGGGGACGGGATCTTCATCACCACGGCGGGCGTCGGCGTTTCGGTGGACGGCTGGCGCCCCGCGCCGTCGGGGATCCGTCCCGGCGACCGGATCCTGCTCACGGGGACGATGGGAGACCACCAGGTTGCGGTGCTGATCGCCCGGCGGAATCTCGCGATCGACGCCCCCGTGCTGTCCGACGTGGCGCCGCTTTCGGGCCTGCTCCTTCCGCTCCTTCCGCGGTTCGCCGGCAAGGTGCGTTTCATGCGCGATCCCACGCGCGGCGGGGTGGGCGTGACGCTGAACGAGATGGCGTCCGCCGCGAACGCCCGGTTCGTGCTCGACGAGGGGCTGCTTCCGGTGCGGGAATCGGTGCGCGGGGTGTGCGAGATCCTCGGCTTCGACCCGCTGTATCTCGCCAACGAGGGGAAGGCGGTGCTGATCGTCGCGGCGGACGCCGCGGATCCGATCGTCGCCGCGCTACGGGAGCACCCGTACGGACGGGAGGCGGCGATCATCGGAGAGGTGCAGGAGGGAGGAAGCGGCGTGCGGATGCGGACCCTCGCGGGCGGCGTGCGGGCGGTCGACTACCCCGTGGGGGACCAGCTCCCGCGGATCTGCTGA
- a CDS encoding DUF393 domain-containing protein produces MTVSLVYDADCTVCRGAADWVRRNAAAPDAFEYLPCRSAETRSRFPAITEAACLQAMHLVLPDGAILAGEQALPEILRRTRRYRWAAGLFRLPGAGILSRFLYRAFARRRHRISRLFPPG; encoded by the coding sequence ATGACCGTTTCCCTTGTCTACGATGCGGATTGCACGGTCTGCCGCGGGGCCGCCGACTGGGTCCGGCGCAACGCCGCAGCCCCCGACGCCTTCGAATATCTCCCCTGCCGGTCCGCGGAAACCCGTTCGCGATTCCCCGCGATCACCGAGGCCGCCTGCCTCCAGGCGATGCACCTCGTTCTGCCGGACGGCGCGATCCTCGCCGGGGAACAGGCGCTCCCCGAGATCCTGCGCCGCACACGGCGATACCGGTGGGCCGCCGGCCTCTTCCGGCTCCCCGGCGCAGGGATCCTGTCGCGTTTCCTCTACCGCGCCTTCGCACGCCGCCGCCACCGGATCTCCCGCCTTTTCCCTCCGGGGTGA
- a CDS encoding VOC family protein — protein MKKITPFLWFDSQAEEAVSYYTSIFSNSRIVSGTRYGEEWADASGRPKGTVMTMEF, from the coding sequence ATGAAAAAAATTACCCCGTTCTTGTGGTTCGACAGTCAAGCCGAGGAGGCAGTGAGCTATTACACCTCGATTTTTTCTAATTCCAGGATTGTGAGTGGTACTCGTTATGGAGAAGAGTGGGCGGACGCCAGTGGAAGACCGAAGGGAACGGTAATGACCATGGAATTCTGA
- a CDS encoding methylglyoxal synthase: MIHKKIAMEHDKKIALVAHDNKKRDLLEWVKFNLDLLAHHKIYATGTTGEILEQEFGFKISKLQSGPLGGDQQIGAKIADGDIDFLIFFWDPLEPQPHDPDVKALLRMAVVWNIPIACNRASADFMISSPLMDGDYDRLVPDYDVYRTRKIAGEERSGQGPIELAGGGNTFK; this comes from the coding sequence ATGATTCATAAAAAAATCGCAATGGAACACGATAAAAAGATCGCCCTCGTTGCGCATGACAACAAGAAGCGGGATCTGCTGGAGTGGGTAAAATTCAATCTGGATCTATTGGCTCACCACAAGATCTATGCAACAGGCACGACCGGCGAAATACTGGAACAGGAGTTCGGCTTCAAAATCAGCAAGCTCCAGAGCGGACCCCTGGGCGGGGATCAGCAGATCGGCGCCAAGATCGCAGATGGCGACATCGATTTCCTCATTTTTTTCTGGGATCCGCTCGAACCGCAGCCCCACGACCCGGATGTCAAGGCGCTCTTGCGAATGGCCGTGGTCTGGAACATTCCCATTGCCTGCAATCGCGCTTCCGCCGATTTCATGATTTCCTCCCCCTTGATGGATGGCGATTACGATCGTCTTGTGCCGGATTATGATGTGTATCGAACCCGGAAGATCGCAGGGGAAGAACGATCAGGGCAAGGTCCGATTGAATTGGCTGGAGGAGGCAACACGTTTAAATAG
- a CDS encoding HD domain-containing protein, with the protein MKAQEIFLAILTDLVRSIQAAALYPESHRRVQEPLVRLHRMVRNETKRLGGSLVVGFFGDRVVVDQFPFHASTLGIGRLAGKMASRGIEKVAIGDAVTLPELKRFVYFLAGVEENDGSPRSWKQISFGRIGGDAPAASPASGAGETLPAPQVLAGAADVLKDVLHSIAVKGSLGNVEEGRDIVAAVMKGLREEEFLIDRMIRLQARDDYTVAHSLNVCVMVVAQAAVLDLPEAAIRDIGLAALLHDIGKELVPAEILNKPGRLDSGEFAKISLHPVLGAAHLRKISLGSDLPVIVCYEHHIRHDRSGYPVPRFPDVPHPASLMTQIADVYDALRTNRPYRASLDRETAIGILREGRGTEFEPVFLDRFLRMVS; encoded by the coding sequence ATGAAGGCGCAGGAGATTTTCCTGGCGATCCTGACCGACCTGGTCCGGTCCATCCAGGCGGCGGCCCTCTACCCGGAGTCGCACCGACGCGTCCAGGAGCCGCTGGTTCGCCTTCACAGGATGGTGAGGAACGAGACGAAACGGCTCGGGGGCTCCCTGGTCGTGGGGTTCTTCGGGGATCGGGTCGTTGTCGACCAGTTCCCTTTCCACGCGTCCACCCTCGGGATCGGACGCCTCGCCGGAAAAATGGCGTCCCGCGGAATCGAGAAGGTCGCCATCGGGGATGCGGTCACACTCCCGGAGCTGAAGCGGTTCGTTTATTTCCTGGCGGGCGTCGAGGAGAACGACGGATCCCCCCGGTCGTGGAAACAGATCTCCTTCGGCAGGATCGGGGGGGACGCGCCGGCGGCGTCCCCTGCGTCGGGCGCCGGGGAGACTCTACCCGCCCCCCAGGTGCTCGCCGGGGCGGCGGATGTGCTGAAGGACGTGCTCCACTCCATCGCCGTCAAGGGCTCCCTGGGGAACGTGGAGGAGGGGAGGGATATCGTCGCCGCGGTGATGAAGGGGTTGAGGGAAGAGGAGTTCCTGATCGACCGGATGATCCGCCTCCAGGCGCGCGACGACTACACGGTCGCCCACTCCCTCAACGTCTGCGTGATGGTGGTGGCCCAGGCGGCCGTCCTGGATCTCCCAGAAGCGGCGATCCGGGACATCGGGCTGGCCGCCCTCCTGCACGATATCGGGAAGGAACTCGTCCCCGCGGAGATCCTGAACAAGCCGGGGAGGCTGGATTCCGGGGAGTTCGCGAAGATCTCGCTTCATCCGGTCCTCGGGGCGGCCCACCTCCGGAAGATTTCCCTGGGAAGCGACCTTCCCGTCATCGTCTGCTACGAACACCACATCCGCCACGACCGGTCCGGGTACCCGGTCCCCCGCTTCCCGGACGTTCCGCACCCCGCTTCCCTGATGACCCAGATCGCCGACGTGTACGACGCCTTGCGGACGAACCGGCCGTATCGCGCGAGCCTCGACCGGGAGACGGCGATCGGGATTCTCCGTGAGGGACGGGGGACGGAGTTCGAGCCCGTGTTCCTCGACCGTTTTCTCCGGATGGTCTCCTGA
- a CDS encoding HEAT repeat domain-containing protein, protein MKKRLQDAEARRVEQLLLDIARVHHWTGLYAPGHPILAGRIDALRASLSGEARHEPSGVLLLGIARDRVLFRDRFLGGDHPLLSSFTEVLFRRHVATLEIAEDVTAGELAVFFRCLHDLRSGKIDAPPEECLIREGIRGIRLSPVNYKEVLSRGILATEASAKSEPRQEALWRTLLSAHHPTEDDERRIIEELSEVPELLPLIMKRALAVAGDPASPSVPGSAPGFISPDVLRRMFRRLGLALKALPARRRKDLLGLLVEGVAPPGAEAERPVPEATLAIARSMADAYSDREFLELLASLLSLEEKGGKRLLRIFEIIAAERDVRGSLLPLLRTWKRENLRKKKYFAAKTWEAIERLLLDRRETPYVEEDHAALLERLSTSPEKVPGGTPGREFAPLFSEEAIRRRGLAVLVELLLSEKRDPDFLDLLALLEEVIPRLIDERDFGTLDRVLSSFLHVSESGSLPRRAAANDALRSVDFLGIADAIVAGPGTPEEKKDGSALLSKHGAVAAEALLLKLQAEEEPGRRKILLSLVLSLGERAVPSILSRIDGQRWFFLRNLCFLLGEIGAPAGIPPLVGMLSAKEPKLRREAVQALGKIRMPDPDAIAALGRTLLHEPFFSSSREDPVRIDAAIALSRIGGTEATALLHIGKSLKKKAVREQCESLLRTRQTE, encoded by the coding sequence GTGAAGAAACGACTTCAAGATGCGGAGGCCAGGCGGGTCGAGCAACTCCTGCTCGACATCGCCCGGGTGCATCATTGGACCGGCTTGTACGCACCCGGGCATCCGATCCTCGCCGGGCGAATCGACGCCCTCCGCGCCTCCCTTTCCGGGGAGGCCCGCCATGAACCTTCCGGGGTCCTCCTCCTGGGCATCGCGCGTGACCGGGTGCTCTTCCGGGACCGCTTCCTCGGGGGCGACCATCCCCTGCTTTCGAGCTTCACGGAGGTGCTCTTCCGGCGGCACGTCGCGACGCTGGAGATCGCGGAAGACGTCACGGCGGGGGAACTCGCCGTCTTTTTCCGATGCCTTCACGATCTGCGGTCCGGAAAGATCGACGCCCCCCCCGAGGAGTGCCTGATCCGGGAGGGGATCCGCGGGATCCGCCTCTCCCCCGTGAACTACAAGGAAGTTCTCTCCCGGGGGATCCTGGCGACGGAGGCGTCGGCGAAGTCCGAACCGCGGCAGGAAGCGCTCTGGCGGACACTTCTTTCGGCCCATCACCCGACCGAAGACGACGAGCGGAGGATCATCGAGGAACTCTCGGAGGTTCCGGAGCTGCTTCCGCTGATCATGAAACGTGCCTTGGCGGTTGCGGGCGATCCGGCCTCCCCTTCCGTCCCCGGAAGCGCGCCCGGGTTCATCTCGCCCGACGTTTTGCGGCGCATGTTCCGACGGCTCGGGCTTGCCCTCAAGGCGCTCCCGGCGAGGCGGAGAAAAGATCTCCTCGGCCTTCTCGTGGAGGGGGTCGCTCCCCCGGGGGCCGAAGCGGAACGTCCCGTTCCGGAAGCCACCCTGGCGATCGCCCGCTCCATGGCCGATGCCTATTCCGACCGGGAGTTCCTCGAATTGCTGGCGTCGCTTCTTTCCCTCGAGGAGAAGGGGGGGAAGCGGCTCCTCCGCATCTTCGAGATCATCGCCGCCGAACGGGACGTGCGGGGGTCGCTCCTTCCGCTCCTCCGTACGTGGAAGCGGGAGAACCTGCGGAAAAAGAAATATTTCGCCGCGAAGACGTGGGAAGCGATCGAGCGACTCCTGCTCGACCGGAGGGAAACGCCGTATGTCGAGGAAGACCACGCGGCCCTTCTGGAGAGGCTCTCCACCTCCCCGGAGAAGGTGCCTGGAGGCACCCCCGGCCGGGAATTCGCCCCCCTGTTCTCCGAAGAGGCGATCCGGCGGAGGGGCCTGGCTGTCCTGGTGGAGTTGCTTCTTTCGGAGAAACGGGACCCTGATTTCCTCGACCTCCTGGCACTGCTGGAGGAGGTGATCCCGCGGCTGATCGACGAGCGGGACTTCGGGACGCTGGATCGCGTCCTGTCGTCCTTCCTCCACGTCTCGGAATCGGGGAGCCTGCCGCGCAGGGCCGCGGCGAACGACGCCCTGCGGTCCGTGGATTTCCTCGGGATCGCCGACGCGATCGTTGCGGGTCCGGGCACACCGGAGGAGAAAAAGGACGGCTCGGCGCTCCTCTCGAAACACGGGGCTGTTGCGGCGGAGGCCCTTCTCCTGAAACTTCAGGCCGAAGAGGAGCCTGGACGGCGGAAAATCCTCCTCTCGCTGGTCCTGTCCCTTGGCGAGAGGGCCGTGCCGTCGATCCTCTCCCGCATCGATGGACAACGCTGGTTCTTCCTTCGGAACCTCTGTTTCCTCCTCGGCGAGATCGGTGCCCCCGCGGGAATCCCGCCGCTCGTGGGCATGCTGTCCGCCAAAGAGCCGAAGCTCCGCCGGGAGGCGGTCCAGGCGCTCGGGAAGATCCGGATGCCCGACCCGGATGCCATCGCGGCGCTCGGCAGGACGCTGCTCCACGAACCGTTCTTCTCCTCCTCGCGCGAAGATCCCGTCCGCATCGACGCCGCCATCGCCCTCTCGCGCATCGGGGGCACGGAGGCGACCGCCTTGCTTCACATCGGGAAGTCGTTGAAGAAGAAGGCGGTGCGGGAGCAGTGCGAGTCCCTGTTGCGAACGAGGCAAACGGAATGA
- a CDS encoding amino acid ABC transporter ATP-binding protein, with amino-acid sequence MIRFEGVHKWFDKLHVLNDINLHVKPGEVVVVCGPSGSGKSTLIRTINDLEPINKGKLLVDGKDLSDKKTDINKLRAEIGFVFQQFNLYPHLSVLKNITLAPIKIRNTPEKEAGEQAMALLERVGLPEKRDAYPSQLSGGQQQRVAIARGLAMKPKIMLFDEPTSALDPEMIGEVLQVMKDLALSGMTMIVVSHEMGFAREVSQRIIFMDFGTILEEAPPEEFFLKPQHDRAKQFLKQILSPMH; translated from the coding sequence ATGATCCGGTTCGAGGGCGTCCACAAATGGTTCGACAAGCTCCACGTGCTGAACGACATCAACCTTCATGTAAAGCCGGGCGAAGTCGTCGTGGTCTGCGGCCCCTCCGGCTCGGGGAAATCGACCCTCATCCGGACGATCAACGACCTCGAGCCGATCAACAAGGGGAAGCTGCTCGTCGACGGGAAGGACCTGTCGGACAAGAAGACCGACATCAACAAGCTGCGGGCGGAGATCGGCTTCGTCTTCCAGCAGTTCAACCTCTACCCCCACCTGTCGGTCCTGAAAAACATCACCCTCGCCCCGATCAAGATCCGGAACACCCCCGAGAAGGAAGCCGGCGAACAGGCGATGGCGCTTCTGGAGCGCGTCGGGTTGCCCGAGAAGCGGGACGCCTACCCCTCCCAGCTCTCCGGCGGGCAACAGCAGCGGGTGGCGATCGCCCGGGGGCTGGCGATGAAACCGAAGATCATGCTCTTCGACGAGCCCACCTCGGCCCTCGACCCCGAGATGATCGGCGAGGTTCTCCAGGTCATGAAGGATCTGGCGCTCTCCGGGATGACGATGATCGTGGTCTCGCACGAAATGGGGTTCGCCCGGGAGGTCTCCCAACGCATCATCTTCATGGACTTCGGGACGATCCTGGAGGAGGCGCCCCCGGAGGAGTTCTTCTTGAAACCGCAACACGACCGGGCGAAGCAGTTCCTGAAGCAGATCCTGTCGCCCATGCACTGA